Proteins encoded together in one Chitinophaga sp. LS1 window:
- a CDS encoding sulfatase-like hydrolase/transferase: MKKQFLAAAVILSSLAATAQTYQGTVGRTLAESKEWWPEPVRPPQGAPNVLLVLLDDVGFGASSAFGGLISTPVFDSLAANGLRYTNFHTAAICAPTRAALLTGRNQHFVHMGGFAHYFSSAGFPGWDGRIPSSSGTIAEVLKNAGYNTFAVGKYGVTPDEDTSNAGPFDYWPSGKGFEHFFGFLGSQTDQYKPALAEDNVNIQPDGRHFSEQLTDKAISYIARQQKAAPGKPFFLYYAPAATHAPHQVPADWRDKYKGQFDEGWDVYRQKVFANQKKLGIIPANATLPARNARIKAWNSLRPDEQKLYARFFEVYAAYLTYTDYQVGRVINYLKSINQLDNTLIYVVIGDNGASKEGTDEGVVSNKQTPRGNKNLTRAALTKYNEENIALIGTPESDANYPLGWAQATNTPFKFWKQDAFAEGGTRNPLIVFYPKKITDKGALRTQYGYVTDILPTTLEVTGVPFPTAIKGIKQDTLQGTSLAYSFDNAKAPSRHTEQYYYIFGNRAVYKDGWKAAAAHHPDYIDLNEYADTKHDVQKDFDKDEWELYNLDEDFNEQNNLAKKYPEKLAELKKQFEEDAKKYNIYPLIDWEDVFTGKLINAKKVKR, encoded by the coding sequence ATGAAAAAACAATTTTTAGCAGCTGCTGTTATTCTCTCTTCGCTCGCTGCGACGGCTCAAACTTATCAGGGCACTGTCGGCCGCACCCTCGCCGAATCCAAAGAGTGGTGGCCTGAACCTGTGCGTCCGCCACAAGGTGCACCCAACGTATTGCTCGTATTGTTAGATGATGTGGGATTTGGTGCCAGCAGTGCTTTTGGTGGTTTAATCAGCACGCCGGTTTTTGATAGTCTGGCGGCTAATGGTTTGCGCTATACAAATTTTCATACAGCCGCCATTTGCGCACCTACCCGTGCAGCATTGCTCACGGGCAGAAACCAGCACTTTGTACACATGGGTGGTTTTGCACACTACTTTTCATCAGCAGGTTTCCCCGGCTGGGATGGTCGTATCCCCAGCTCTTCCGGTACCATTGCTGAAGTGTTGAAGAATGCAGGTTACAATACCTTTGCGGTTGGTAAGTATGGGGTCACACCTGATGAAGATACTTCCAATGCCGGTCCTTTCGACTACTGGCCTTCCGGCAAAGGGTTTGAACATTTCTTTGGTTTCCTTGGCTCACAAACAGATCAATATAAACCTGCACTGGCAGAAGACAATGTGAACATCCAACCTGATGGCCGTCACTTCAGTGAACAGCTTACTGATAAAGCCATCAGCTACATCGCACGTCAGCAAAAGGCGGCGCCGGGTAAACCCTTCTTTCTTTACTATGCACCTGCGGCAACACACGCCCCACATCAGGTACCTGCAGACTGGCGTGATAAGTACAAAGGTCAGTTTGACGAAGGCTGGGATGTATACCGCCAGAAGGTATTTGCCAACCAGAAGAAGCTGGGTATCATTCCTGCAAATGCCACCCTGCCTGCCCGCAATGCACGCATCAAGGCATGGAACAGCCTGAGACCCGATGAACAAAAGCTCTATGCACGGTTCTTCGAAGTCTATGCTGCATACCTTACCTACACCGATTACCAGGTAGGTCGTGTGATCAACTATTTAAAGAGTATCAATCAGCTCGACAATACCCTCATCTATGTGGTAATAGGTGATAACGGCGCCAGCAAAGAAGGTACGGACGAAGGTGTCGTTTCCAACAAACAAACACCGCGAGGTAATAAGAACCTCACCCGTGCAGCACTCACTAAATACAACGAAGAGAATATCGCACTCATTGGCACGCCGGAGTCAGACGCCAACTATCCTTTAGGCTGGGCACAGGCGACCAATACACCTTTCAAATTCTGGAAACAGGATGCATTTGCAGAAGGTGGTACCCGCAACCCGCTCATCGTGTTCTATCCAAAAAAGATCACAGACAAAGGAGCACTGCGTACCCAATACGGTTACGTAACGGACATTCTGCCTACTACACTCGAGGTGACAGGCGTGCCATTTCCTACAGCGATCAAAGGGATCAAACAGGACACCTTACAGGGTACATCACTGGCTTACTCTTTTGACAATGCAAAGGCCCCATCCCGTCATACAGAACAGTACTATTACATCTTTGGTAACCGTGCCGTGTACAAAGATGGCTGGAAAGCCGCAGCAGCACATCATCCTGATTACATTGATCTGAATGAGTATGCGGATACAAAACATGATGTACAGAAGGATTTTGACAAAGATGAATGGGAACTCTATAACCTGGATGAAGACTTCAACGAGCAAAATAACCTGGCTAAAAAGTATCCGGAAAAACTGGCAGAGTTGAAGAAACAGTTTGAAGAAGATGCTAAGAAATACAACATCTATCCACTCATAGACTGGGAAGATGTCTTTACAGGAAAATTAATTAATGCAAAAAAAGTAAAACGATAA
- a CDS encoding sterol desaturase family protein codes for MLVHIETIFRNLNGWGLPVIMLLIGVIEFAYGLYENHWTKNEKVLDIVCFIIPKIIVRPFVAYLGLLLFPRFLPDAKNAFAWVPFWWGFAIIAIADDLTQYWYHRLHHQLPWLWRFHRTHHSAPYMGMAMASRQNVIYTIFFSQIYLTTTLVYLGLGYPVLFVTGVKALITTGAHSSIKWDKPFYTIKWLKPIGWVMERVISTPATHHAHHADTSDDGVGYYKGNFGNMFFVWDLIFGTGIITRQYPSGYGIKHYKQEEWYAQFLWPIFKSKKEGSELAANGPMVGDALPLEAPAVVAGS; via the coding sequence ATGCTTGTACATATCGAAACCATTTTTCGCAATCTCAATGGCTGGGGACTACCTGTCATCATGCTGCTCATTGGAGTGATCGAATTTGCTTATGGACTCTATGAAAATCACTGGACGAAGAATGAAAAGGTGCTGGACATTGTCTGCTTTATCATACCTAAGATCATTGTAAGACCTTTCGTGGCTTACTTAGGTCTGTTATTATTCCCCCGTTTTCTGCCGGATGCGAAGAATGCATTTGCATGGGTACCTTTCTGGTGGGGATTTGCCATCATAGCAATAGCAGATGATCTTACACAGTACTGGTATCACCGGTTGCATCACCAGTTGCCCTGGTTATGGCGGTTTCATCGTACACACCATTCAGCGCCTTATATGGGGATGGCCATGGCGAGCAGGCAGAATGTGATCTATACCATTTTCTTTTCACAGATCTATTTGACAACAACGCTGGTGTACCTGGGATTAGGATATCCAGTATTGTTTGTAACAGGGGTGAAAGCGCTGATTACAACAGGCGCGCATTCCAGTATAAAATGGGACAAACCGTTTTATACCATCAAATGGCTGAAGCCAATAGGTTGGGTGATGGAGAGGGTGATTTCCACGCCTGCTACCCACCATGCGCATCATGCAGATACGTCAGATGATGGGGTCGGGTATTATAAAGGGAATTTTGGGAATATGTTCTTTGTCTGGGATCTGATATTTGGTACGGGGATTATAACCCGGCAATATCCTTCCGGGTATGGCATTAAACATTATAAACAGGAAGAGTGGTATGCCCAGTTTCTGTGGCCTATATTCAAATCTAAGAAAGAAGGAAGCGAACTGGCGGCTAACGGACCTATGGTAGGGGATGCCTTGCCGTTGGAGGCGCCTGCGGTGGTGGCAGGGTCATAA
- a CDS encoding DinB family protein — protein sequence MKSLNLDIHQQYAEIYDGDNWVGVSFCSAIDGVTPELAFQQPPGHRNSIAAIVKHMTHWKQFVIQKLQGNINYDVDQEDSLNVTDLAADPAAGWQQLLEAQENVHEDLLDALDDLSPEDLDTPVGGRDYDIKYLINGVALHDMYHTGQIELLKKQLQSL from the coding sequence ATGAAATCACTCAACCTCGACATCCATCAGCAATATGCCGAGATCTATGATGGAGACAACTGGGTAGGGGTCAGTTTTTGCAGTGCCATTGATGGTGTAACCCCCGAACTGGCGTTCCAACAACCCCCTGGCCACCGTAATTCAATCGCCGCTATTGTAAAGCACATGACCCACTGGAAACAATTCGTCATACAAAAATTACAGGGCAATATCAATTACGACGTCGATCAGGAAGATTCGCTTAATGTCACTGATCTCGCAGCAGACCCGGCCGCAGGCTGGCAACAACTTCTCGAAGCACAGGAAAACGTACACGAAGACCTGCTGGACGCGCTTGATGACCTTAGTCCCGAAGACCTGGACACACCGGTAGGCGGCAGGGATTACGATATCAAATACCTGATCAATGGCGTAGCCCTCCATGACATGTACCATACCGGCCAGATAGAATTATTAAAGAAACAGCTACAATCACTATAA
- a CDS encoding phosphosulfolactate synthase, giving the protein MNFNLDKMPERTQRPRSNGITMVTDKGLSLQDTKDFLSVASPHVDMVKLAFGTAYVTPNLKEKIDLFHSFNVPVYFGGLLLEAFIIRNQFDDYLNVAKEYGIKYFEVSDGSLSIPHAEKCGYIEKLAKLGTVLSEVGSKDKDREHITPPYKWIELMKAEMEAGATYVIAEAREQGTVGLYRDSGEVREGLVQEILTKIPGEKIIWEAPRKDQQLYFLRLVGCNANLGNISSSEVISLEAMRVGLRGDSFHFYL; this is encoded by the coding sequence ATGAACTTCAACCTGGATAAGATGCCCGAACGTACGCAACGGCCCCGTTCTAACGGCATCACAATGGTAACCGACAAGGGACTGAGCCTGCAAGACACAAAAGATTTCTTATCCGTTGCATCACCACATGTAGACATGGTAAAGCTCGCCTTCGGTACGGCCTACGTAACGCCAAACCTGAAGGAGAAAATAGACCTGTTCCATTCCTTCAATGTACCCGTCTATTTTGGTGGCTTACTGCTCGAAGCATTTATCATCCGCAACCAGTTCGATGACTACCTGAACGTAGCCAAAGAATATGGTATCAAATATTTTGAAGTATCCGACGGATCACTCAGTATCCCCCACGCTGAAAAATGCGGGTATATAGAAAAACTGGCAAAACTGGGTACTGTATTAAGTGAAGTAGGTTCCAAAGATAAAGACCGTGAGCACATCACGCCTCCTTATAAATGGATTGAGTTGATGAAAGCTGAGATGGAAGCCGGTGCTACTTATGTAATTGCAGAAGCAAGAGAGCAGGGTACGGTGGGTCTGTATCGTGACTCAGGTGAGGTGAGAGAAGGGTTGGTGCAGGAGATCCTCACAAAGATCCCCGGGGAGAAAATCATTTGGGAAGCGCCACGTAAGGATCAGCAATTGTATTTCCTGCGTTTGGTAGGTTGTAATGCCAATCTCGGCAATATATCATCAAGTGAAGTCATTTCTCTTGAAGCGATGAGAGTGGGTCTGAGAGGGGATAGTTTCCATTTTTATTTGTAG
- the mgrA gene encoding L-glyceraldehyde 3-phosphate reductase: MNAYVPAGDRYDSMQYNRCGKSGIKLPAVSLGLWHNFGSIDTFENGRKIVRRAFDKGITHFDLANNYGPVPGSAEENFGHILKKDFTGHLRDELIISSKAGYHMWPGPYGEWGSRKYMLSSLDQSLKRLQLDYVDIFYSHRPDPDTPIEETMGALDTAVRQGKALYVGLSNYTAEQTAAALAVLKSLGTPCLIHQPRYSMFERWVENGLLDVLESNGVGCIPFSPLAQGLLTDRYLHGIPEGSRASKPSGFLKAEQITQEKLDKITKLNAIAQQRGQSLAQMALSWLLKDRRITTVLIGASSVEQLDNNLGALGNLRYTVEELEEIEGILK, from the coding sequence ATGAATGCTTATGTACCTGCTGGTGACCGGTATGATTCCATGCAATATAACCGTTGCGGGAAAAGCGGCATCAAACTCCCGGCGGTTTCGCTGGGCCTGTGGCACAACTTTGGTTCCATCGATACTTTTGAAAACGGCAGAAAGATTGTACGCCGAGCCTTTGACAAAGGCATTACCCATTTTGATCTGGCGAACAATTATGGTCCTGTGCCTGGTTCTGCAGAAGAGAATTTTGGGCATATCCTGAAAAAAGATTTTACTGGTCATTTGAGGGATGAACTGATCATTTCTTCCAAGGCGGGTTATCATATGTGGCCGGGGCCTTATGGAGAATGGGGTTCAAGAAAATATATGTTGTCCAGCCTGGATCAGAGTTTGAAAAGATTACAGCTGGATTATGTAGATATATTTTATTCTCACCGTCCGGATCCTGATACCCCGATCGAAGAGACCATGGGTGCACTGGATACGGCAGTCAGACAAGGAAAGGCGCTGTATGTAGGATTGTCTAATTATACAGCGGAGCAGACAGCGGCGGCGCTGGCGGTGTTAAAGTCACTCGGTACGCCTTGTTTAATCCATCAGCCAAGGTATTCTATGTTTGAGAGATGGGTGGAGAATGGTTTGCTGGATGTGCTGGAAAGCAATGGTGTGGGATGTATTCCGTTTTCACCACTGGCACAGGGGTTATTGACGGATAGATACCTGCATGGTATTCCGGAGGGATCAAGGGCGAGTAAGCCAAGCGGGTTCCTGAAAGCGGAGCAGATCACGCAGGAGAAGCTGGATAAGATCACAAAGCTGAATGCGATAGCGCAGCAGAGAGGTCAGTCGCTGGCACAGATGGCGCTGTCATGGTTGCTGAAGGATAGGCGGATAACGACGGTGTTGATTGGAGCGAGTTCTGTGGAGCAGTTGGATAATAATCTGGGGGCGTTGGGGAATTTGAGGTATACGGTGGAGGAATTGGAGGAGATAGAAGGGATTTTAAAATAA